GGGGAGCGTCGGCCGCTTCCTGAAGAAGATGGTCTCCGGGGAGGGCGCCCCGCTGATGCGCGTCCGCGGGCAGGGCGTGATCTTCTTCGCCGCCAACGCCGACGACGTGCACCTGTTCTACCTGGAGGACGAGGCGCTCACCGTCAACGGCACCAACCTGCTGGCCTTCGACCCCCAGCTCACCTGGGACATCCAGCGCGTCCAGGGAGCGGGCGTCGCCACCGGCGGCCTGTTCAACACCACGCTCAAGGGCACCGGCTGGGTGGCGGTCACCGCGCACGGCGCCCCCGTGCTCCTCGACACCTCCCAGGCGCCGACCTTCGCCGACAGCCAGTCCGCGGTGTGCTGGAGCGCGGGGCTGCACGTGGGCGTCAACCGCACGATGAAGGCGGGGGCGCTGATCGGGCGAGGCAGCGGCGAGGCCGCGCAGCTCGCGTTCAAGGGAGAGGGCTTCGTCCTCGTCCAGGCGAGCGAGGGCCCGATCGTCCCCCAGTCCGCCTGACGACCCGGACCGGGAAACAATCGGCCCGTTCGCCTACGGCCTGGCCTGGATGAGGCCGTGGGCGCCGGTGGTCAGCCAGGGGCGGCCGGCGGCCTCCAGAGCCTTGACCACGTCGCCGTCCAGGCCGACCGCGACCTCGGACTTCAGGGTGCGCAGCGTCGCGACCGGGCCGGGGAAGTACACGGTGGCCTCGGCGAACGGGGTGGTGTGCGGCCAGGCCCTGTCGCCGACCAGGCGGCGGTAGTTCAGGTCACCCTTCATGATCGTCAGTGACGCGGACGCGAAGTCCTCCCGCAGGCCGAACGGCATCTCGCGGTAGGGCAGGGGCGCGCAGGAGAAGGCGTGCGCCCGCACGAGCAGCCGCCCCGACCCGAGCGCCGCCCGCAGCCGCCCCGCGACCTCTCCCGCCTCGCCGCCCACGGCCGACATCCGTCGCAGGCAGGCCAGTACGTCGGCCGGGGTGGCGTCGGACACGTAGTACGGCAGGGGCTTGACGTGCAGGACGACCTCGCCGGTCCCCCGGGCGTGCAGCAGGTGGTCGATCAGGACGAGGTC
This region of Streptosporangium sp. NBC_01495 genomic DNA includes:
- a CDS encoding AIM24 family protein; the protein is MRSSFFGNLDQDRLPDHFALQNTKMLRVRLGGEVLARQGAMVAFQGQMDFDYEGAGSVGRFLKKMVSGEGAPLMRVRGQGVIFFAANADDVHLFYLEDEALTVNGTNLLAFDPQLTWDIQRVQGAGVATGGLFNTTLKGTGWVAVTAHGAPVLLDTSQAPTFADSQSAVCWSAGLHVGVNRTMKAGALIGRGSGEAAQLAFKGEGFVLVQASEGPIVPQSA